The genomic interval CATCCAACTCGATCACAACGGCACCGTCGCCCGCGGCGAAGACCTCCCGCTCCTGGCCGTGGAGGTGGGTTTTGAAGCCGAATTCGGTGGTTCCGTCGGGGTGGATCACGAGGCTGGCGAGCCGCGGCGTGCCGTCAGGTTCCCGATAGGCAGCACCTGCCACCACAGTGATCCCGGTCCGGCGGCAGATTTCGTGGAGATCGGCCAGGCGTGGGTCATCGCGTTGAAGCCACGAGTCGTCAGCAGCCAGTAGCGCCAGGTTGTACCCCGTCAACGACAGCTCAGGAAACACCACCAGCCGGGCACCGTGGGATTCGGCGTCCTCGATCAGCCGGACGTGTTCTTGTACGTTCGGGATAATCCCGCCTTCCAGCGCCTGGTACTGCACGGCAGAGACGGTCAGGGCATCAGTCACCCCTTTATCCTAGGGATGCGCGCCTACCCGAGGGAACTACGCCATCCTGCGGCTTCCCTGGCTGGCAGTACCGGTCCACCGCAGCCTCCCGCAGCCCCTCAGCCCAGGCCGCGAGCCGCTGGGCCGCCCGGACGTAATGGAACAGTTCCGTGGGCGTCAAGGCATCGAGGTCGGTTTCGTCCAGCCTGCGGGCCAGCTCTGCCCCCGCCGGCTGGGCGGTCAGTGTGACGCCTTCGTCCTGCCACTGGATGTCCACGGGAGGCCGACCTGCCACGAGCTGGCGGAAGAGGAAGTCCACCACTCCCGGGCTCATCGCTTTCATCAGTCCAACAGGCTGTGCCGAGCCG from Pseudarthrobacter sp. SSS035 carries:
- a CDS encoding carbon-nitrogen hydrolase family protein, whose protein sequence is MTDALTVSAVQYQALEGGIIPNVQEHVRLIEDAESHGARLVVFPELSLTGYNLALLAADDSWLQRDDPRLADLHEICRRTGITVVAGAAYREPDGTPRLASLVIHPDGTTEFGFKTHLHGQEREVFAAGDGAVVIELDGWKIALAVCFDAAVPAHSTGAAQAGADIYAVSALYTQADERRLGLHLGARAMDNRMFAILANLGGSTSLGPSCGLSGFWGPDGFEVKKAAGTGTEVVTAILQRSALRKFR